One segment of Candidatus Micropelagos thuwalensis DNA contains the following:
- a CDS encoding TldD/PmbA family protein, whose amino-acid sequence MSDPVSNPMDFAQQAVEKMLAYGADQADALVSESLSIGASSRLGNMEDIEHAESADVGLRALIGTQQAFVSSSGMNTDQLDSLAERAVAMARMAPSDPFCGLADTSRLAKVIPQLDLVDASEPEMAKLTQMAIETEETARAMEGITNSEGAGAGWARSTTGLVTSDGFAENYSATSWSLSCAVLAGSGENMERDYAGHTVRHREDLETPQQIGSEAASRALARLNPRKLKSRKAPVIYDKRVSASLLGHFAAAISGTAIARGTSFLKDCINDNVFSKSITVADDPKRIRGLRSMAFDAEGLECEKLTPVSEGQLNCWLLDSATGKQLDMPSNGRAARGIGSPPSPSASNLYIEAGSVSLKELMQQIGEGLYVTELIGMGVNGVTGDYSRGAAGYWIENGELAYPVSEITIAGNLKDMFKHITPADDLSFRYSINAPTLLVEEMTLAGL is encoded by the coding sequence ATGTCCGATCCCGTTTCTAATCCAATGGATTTTGCCCAACAGGCGGTTGAAAAAATGCTGGCTTATGGCGCAGATCAGGCTGATGCGCTGGTCAGCGAAAGCCTCTCTATAGGCGCTTCTTCACGGCTTGGAAATATGGAAGATATTGAACACGCAGAATCTGCCGATGTTGGTCTTCGTGCCTTAATCGGAACACAACAAGCATTTGTATCTTCTTCCGGCATGAATACCGACCAGCTGGACAGCCTCGCAGAGCGAGCCGTAGCCATGGCACGTATGGCTCCATCTGACCCGTTTTGTGGTCTGGCAGATACGAGCCGGCTGGCTAAGGTAATCCCGCAACTTGATCTGGTGGACGCCAGCGAACCTGAAATGGCAAAACTTACCCAGATGGCAATCGAAACAGAGGAAACGGCACGCGCCATGGAAGGTATTACCAATTCCGAGGGGGCAGGCGCCGGCTGGGCAAGAAGCACAACCGGCCTGGTCACCTCTGATGGTTTTGCAGAAAATTATAGCGCGACCTCATGGTCGCTTAGCTGTGCCGTTCTTGCAGGCAGTGGCGAGAATATGGAAAGAGATTACGCCGGACATACAGTTCGGCACAGAGAGGATTTGGAAACACCCCAACAGATTGGTTCAGAAGCCGCCAGTCGCGCCCTTGCCCGCCTCAATCCGCGCAAACTTAAAAGCCGTAAAGCTCCCGTTATTTATGATAAGCGTGTTTCAGCCAGTCTGCTCGGGCATTTTGCTGCCGCTATTTCAGGCACAGCTATTGCGCGGGGTACAAGTTTTTTGAAAGATTGCATAAACGATAATGTGTTTTCCAAAAGCATTACAGTTGCTGATGACCCCAAACGAATAAGGGGCCTTCGTTCCATGGCCTTTGATGCTGAGGGGCTTGAATGTGAGAAGCTCACCCCCGTATCGGAAGGTCAACTAAACTGCTGGCTGCTTGATAGCGCGACTGGAAAACAACTTGATATGCCAAGTAATGGGCGCGCAGCCAGGGGGATTGGTAGCCCGCCCTCACCTTCCGCATCTAATCTTTATATAGAAGCCGGAAGCGTTTCTTTAAAAGAGCTCATGCAGCAAATTGGTGAGGGGCTTTATGTAACCGAACTGATTGGCATGGGCGTCAATGGCGTTACTGGCGATTATAGCCGGGGCGCGGCAGGTTACTGGATTGAAAATGGCGAACTGGCTTATCCCGTCAGTGAAATCACCATCGCCGGTAATTTGAAAGATATGTTCAAGCACATCACACCTGCCGATGATTTAAGTTTCAGATATAGCATTAACGCGCCCACTTTACTTGTGGAAGAGATGACACTTGCAGGCCTCTAA